The Brassica napus cultivar Da-Ae chromosome C7, Da-Ae, whole genome shotgun sequence genomic interval GTTATTAGTGGGTTAAATTTGTgtacatattaaaaattacgACACCTAATATACTTAATTTTAtacttaattattaatttactatttcatttatttaaacTCAAATAGTTAAATTCATAGGGATAAACCGAAAAtgctatgaattttttttttttaaatgctatGAAATTATGCATGAAGAAACACAGAGCACTCATctagtgattttttttctaacgttTTTATTAGAAACGAAAAGATGATTATTTTGTTCCTAGCTGGCCACCACATTTAAATGCAAACGTTGATGAAACTCGATGTACTAGTCCGTCAAAATTCATTAGAAAAGGCCAATTTTCTTTTGAGCAACAAGAAAAGCCAACTAAAATAATGTGTAAGCTAACGGGAAATACCGATCATGTATATTATGCTGATAATAACTAGAATCTCTTACAAAGTAATGGACTAGGACATGAAAAAGTTATATAATAAGAAGATTTAAATCAAAATCCATACTAATCTTCCTTGTAggttctattatatatatacccgGTCGTCAAGCTAAACAAACGACCTTACTTTTCTACGATCATACGAACGAGAGAGCAAAGTACAGAGGATGTCAAAGTACTTTCACAGCCTCTCACAAACACCACACAGGCTCAAGTCCAGGATGCTCGCCACGTGGACTCCCGACCAAGAGGTCAACCAAGTCCGACTCCGTTCAGGCGCCGACATGAAGCGCAAGCTCCGGTGGTTCGACCTCGTCTCTCTCGGCGTCGGCGGAATGCTCGGAGTCGGTGTCTTCGTGACCACCGGACCCGTCGCACGTGACATCTCTGGCCCGGCAGTATTCATTTCCTACATGATCGCTGGTTTCTCGGCAGTTTTGTCCTCACTCTGCTACACCGAGTTCTCAGTTAACGTCCCTGTCGCTGGTGGAGCTTTTAGTTATCTCCGAGTCACTTTCGGTACACAAACATTTGCTTGTTTCGTTCtctttttttgatgttttggtttataataaaaaaaatttaagactAAGGCgttaaaaagcaaaaaaaaaaaactagaaacatGGTAAGTTAAGTTACTTTATTTTGGTTTCAACTTTGAAGTAGctaagattttttttccttttaaatagtttttttaacctaataaataataatttggtaAATAACGCAGTGttcaagtttaattaatatCCTGTTAAGTACGTAGAGGctaatttttaatgaaattttgttcttttgtttttaaatttgcatcatttggtgaggtttttttgtttgttttcccaacacattttttacttatacaaagattattatttttatgaaaagaaaaaggcACGTAAATAATACTAGTAGTTGTCAGCTGTCGCAGTCAGAGAGATCTAGAGAATATGTACATGAATTCGAGATTCCTTTCTGTTCATCCTCATACGCTATCTTTGTCAGAAGAAAAGTACTGACCCTTCAAGAGTTcacttttccttttattttttatatttatggttttctttttgttaatatttaatatagtagTTCCTCGCTCAAATGCAAAATTACTTATTTTGaaggaaaatgtatttttacgtTTTCCATTTTACATTTAAGAGTAAGCCgtttttaattttcttgaaaaagagtatatatttatattgaggATAAAGGCATCCATGTTGAgaccaaaaatataattataaggaTGTCTCTCGGAAGTTTAAAACACACATCATTTGAAAGATTTtcacatttaaaaattaaaataaaaaataacttattaaaatattattatttttgagatGAGACTCTTTTTGAGAGACTTCTAAGGGCATCTGCATGAACCTGTCTCCTGCAGGGTCACTGCACTGAACCCGGGTCATCACTGTAACGCGGGTCCCACggcacgtggcggcccgcgattggtctgattaattaatttttttttaaaacaaaaatcaaacagaaaaaaaaataataaaaaatactttgtgAACCCCTTCCATAGGGTTCACTAATGAAGATGCCCTAAGGGCAGAATTATCGGAGGAgagaaaatagtttttaatgggTTTTTAAGGGGGAGgccacaaaaagaaaaaaaacgggTTGCAGAAAAGCCAGAATAAGGATCGCTGTTGACTGGTTTTTTGCACTGTTTGCAGGCTCCACTGACACGTAGTGGCCCGcgattggttaatttttttttttttaattcagacaaaaaaaaattaaaaaacccatttgggtttcagcgttaatcatggtctaattGGATAGCCTAAgaactttaataaatatatctatACACTTGGGCCAGGTGAGTTCATCGGGTATTTTGGAGGAGTCAACATACTATTGGAGTATGTTTTGTCCAACGCGGCGGTTGCTAGAAGCTTTACGGAGTATATGTGTACTGCGATTGGCGTTTCTGATCCAAACGCTTGGAGAGTTAAAGTAATTGGTCTCGCGAAAGGTTACAATGAACTTGATTTTCCTGCGGTCGTACTTGTTCTTCTCCTCACTCTTTGCCTTTGTCATAGGTACGGTACTTGTTCTTCTCCTCACTCTTTGCCTTTGTCATAGGTACGAGCATAATTTTTGTGCAAGACGTAGGTACTTATATTAACCAAGGAAAAGTAACTAAATCATCCACgtaagttttcataaaatattttcaaataattgttaaatatttcaGCAGTTCCCGGAGACTCATCTTTTGACCAACAATGGTGTTAAGATTAGTTTCGGAAATGGGAAATAGGTTAATTTTTTTGCAAGCATCAAAAACTCTTGTTcttcaaataaattattaactaattaatttgaatattttaatactattaaattacttcattaagttttaatattttaaagaaaattaaatttgaacCACTTAGAAATAAACATAGGTCATCAGAATTTCTAGCCGGTATTCCCTCCTATCTTTTTGATTACTGAGATATTCATTAAATTTCTACTAGTTTTCTATACCATACCAATCTTTGATGCTCTTGTTTTTTTATGATACATATAACTTAATAATACAAattgattgttttaaaaaaaaattatcttagcACGAAGGAAAGCTCCATGCTGAACCTAGTGATGACGGTGTTCCACGTAATATTCTTCGGGTTTGTAATAATCGCCGGATTCTGTCACGGTGACGGAGTCAAGGCGCTGGTGGAGCCTCGAGGCCTTACTCCCTACGGTGCTCGCGGAGTGGTTAACGGAGCTGCCGTCGTGTACTTCAGCTACATCGGGTACGACACCGTTTCCACTCTTGCTGAAGAGATCCAAAACCCTTCCTTCAGTCTCCCCGTCGGAATCATTGGCTCCGTCTCCGTCGTCTCCGTCCTCTATTGCCTCATGTCTCTCGTACTCTGCGTCATGGTTCCGTACAATGAGGTATAATGtctaaattctaaacttattttgtgaagatttttttaataattaatttttcattcaattaaaaaaaaagaagatttttcTAATAACTTCACATCCATTTCTGAATGTGATAACATGCACGAATTAgctaattaagttattttggaGACAGATAATTTCTTTTACCAATATTTTGAATCTTTGATACGTAGGAAAATTTGTTGGCTTGTATAAATtgtttaatgaatatatattatattaaatgtatttagTTTCTAAAGGAATATGGGCATcaacttcaaaattttattttgcttaTTTTGACTGAAAATATgtaactaattttaatttttctttaattaacaTCATTTggttgttgtcaaaaaaaaaaaaaaaacatcatttgGTACAAATTAAACATTACTCCAATAACCCACTGACtcttgaaagagaaaaaaaaaacgtttgtcATTGACATCAGTTATCATGAAAAACAAGTGTTAACCTAATCCTTTAACATGAAAAATAATGTTGTAGATATCAAAGAGCGCGTCGTACGCGGTTGCTTTTCGGAGGATCGGGTGGGGTTGGGCAGGGAACGTGGTTGGTGCAGGTGCCAGTCTAGGAATCGTGGCATCGCTTTTGGTGGCGATGTTAGGGCAAGCGAGATATCTCTGTGTGATCGGAAGAGCCAGACTGGTCCCTTCATGGCTCGCCAAGGTTCATCCTTCTACAGGAACTCCCTTGAACGCTACACTCTTTCTCGGTAATATCATTTTAACCAATTCCTTAACTTTAAAAACTATGATGAGTTTGATTGATACCACTATGAAATGTAGACTCATtacatacattaatataaaatagtaaaaataagtatatttaTCGTAacattgtgaaaatatataactaatgtaaataactataaaatctTAATATTCCATTTAACACTATAGTTTTTATAATGCGTGTGTGATTTCAGGTATATGCACAGCAACAATTGCGTTATTCACCGATCTAGAAATAGTGATGGAGCTGATTTCACTCGGAACACTCTGTGTTTTCTACCTAGTCGCAAACGCTCTTATCTATCGCAAATACACCTTAACAGGCCAAAACGCACCCTTTCGCACACTCTCGTTCCTTGCCCTCCTCTCTTTTTTCTCGCTAGCGTTCTCCCTCTGGTGGAAACTAAACAAACCGTGGTGGGGCCTGACGCTATTTATCGTGATCACAATAGCGGTAACTGCGCTTTTCCAATACCACACGTGGTCGATCTCGTCTACGACTAATAAGAATCTTCTGACACCATCCTGTCCCTCCAAATGGTCGGTACCGTTCATGCCGTGGCCGGCAGCAGCTTCAGTGTTCCTTAACGTTTTTCTAACGACAACACTGAAAACGCTGTCGTTTCAGAGGTTTGCGATTTGGACGTGCCTTGTAACGATGTTCTATGTGCTGTATGGCGTTCATAGGACTTATGAGGCGGAAGAGATGGGTAGAGTAGATGTTGTTGAAATTCATGTGACTAGCACGAGGGTGCAACCGGATAAGTTGGACAACGTTCAAATGGCAATTCCTTAAAAGTGTATATTTagattattagttttttttccgTGTGTTGAGTTAAGAAAATCGATATAGTTGACGCGAAATTTATGTGGATTTACGAAACAATTCAAATGATTTCAAGTGATTTATGATCTTCCCATAAACATCAAAATCTTTATTACCATTCCtctttagttatttatttggttacaaatgaggaaaacaaaacttttaaaacttttaactcCTTCACTATGATTTTGTATGTTAATTTCTTTCTGAACACAGGCTTCATTTGACCTCCTCCCAcctgaaatatataattatctgGAATGCATAATTGAAAAtggttttattatatttcgCTTTTCCACAAACTGATCAAAGTCTTAACTACATAATTAATGAAACCGATAAAAGAATCAataaaaaagcaaaagaaaGTAATTAGAGACACATGTTAGTAACCCTGCGGAGTTTAGCAGCCATCAACTGGTTTACTGTTTCAATGGCATCCTCAACTCTTTCAGCCTTAATATATGCATGAATCAATGATGTGTAAGTTGCATCATCTGGTTTCGTAAATTCTTGTTTCAACCATTCATCAAACACACTCTCAGCCTCGGACAACCTCGCATTATGACACAACTTTGTAATAAGGTTCCTGTAAGCTCCCACAGgaaagtattttaattttgccTTGGACTTGGCCAAGATGTTGACTGCATCGCTAAACTTCCCCTCCTTGATACACTCGTTCAGCATCAAATTAACAGTCTCGTCGCCTAACCCAATGCATTCGTCGTAATTGTCAAGCATATATTCGAATAATGCCCAGGCTTGGGTTTTCTTGCCGTACTTGAGCAACACTTCCAAATAAGGATGGCCCACGTGTCCGTTTGCTGTGAAGCCGTCGTTGTTTAAAGAGTTCCTGTACAGCTCCATAGCCTTCTCATCATTGCCTTgcttgaacaaatactctacgAATACTGAGTTCAGTACTGTGATTTTGTTGCGTATGGAACACGTCTTAAAGTCGTCCCCGAGCTGATACGCCATGTCAAGATTCCCTTGTTGCAAGAAGCCACCAATGAGGTTCATGTACATGCCTGGCTGTTGGAAATTGAATAACTCAGCCCTTCCTCTCAACAAAAGTTCCAGAGCCTGGTCCATCATTCCTGCATCGACCAGGGCTTTGGTCAAAAGGTCGTATGTCTTGTGGTTCGGGGAAGGAGGGTGGCGCAAGAGGTGGTTGTACAGTCGAAGAGCGTTGTCAAGGCGGCCTTCCTCGCAGTGGGATTTGATGATGAGATTGCAGGCAGCGATGTCAGGCTTAATCTTGGACTCGTTGAAATAAAAATCGAACAGATCAAAGGCGTCGCCTGACCGACCAGCAGCATTGCATTGCAGGTAAAGAGGGCCTTTTCGGGGTTCAACCTCTTCCTCACAGCTAAACGAGCGTGATTGGCTGCACTGTCGAGGTCAGAAACTTCGTTGATCAGGAAGTGGACTCGATGACCAAGCATCGATAATGGACAGCGAACATTGGTGCAGCTGCTGCTTGACGTCAAGAAAAAACAAGATTTTGCAGTTTTTgccaaaaaaattagttttgcgattttggtagaaaacataattttgtgattttgtcGGCAAAATCCGATTTTATagaaaattcatttttgtttgttttggcggaaaatttgttttgatggaaaaattattttttttttttgccgtgaAAGCTTGACTTTTGGCGGGAAAgtaaaaaaacttgttttttcgattttggcggaaaaacatgatttcacaattttgacggaaaaacttgattttgcagTTTTAGCAGCAAAACTCAATCTTGTGGTTTTGATGGAAAACTGAATTAGGTTTTCTctggttttggcagaaaactcaattttgtcgttttggcgaaaaactcgattttgcaattttggcaGGAAAAATTGATTTTGAGCTTTTGGCAAGATAattcgattttacggttttggcaagaaaactcgattttgtagAAAgacttgtttgttttttttgcagaaatatttgttttgctgttttGTGAAATAAAAACTAAGTTTTGTTGTTTTGACGTGAAAACTTGATTATGCAAGttgatgaaaaaatataaccgaacaaattttaatatatatagttaagtattgtataaaaatagtataaagTAAATTCAATGGGCTAAAACTTAACCCTATCAATTCATGGGCTTATAATGTTTAGACACATTTTAGCCTTGTATCAAATGTCTGGGGTTAAAAATTTGGGTTGGCTTCTTTAAACCCCACCAGCGATATAAACCCACATTTAATTGTGGAAGTACTgtagcctattggttaaggtttaaaggtttTTACACCCAGGTCTGGGATTCGAATCCCAGAttatgcaatttattgcagattacaggaaatccagggATCTTTTAAGGAGTTAGTTAATCGCaagtaatatatttaagtagATTTGTGAAATTGAATAGAAAAACATAGTTTAGGTTTACATAGTTGGTGGGGTTTACATAAGTTAACTTTTACTTTGATATAGGATTAGGGTTAATCATGTTAGGTTGAGCCCACTTTTAACATAACAATCATatcaaaaggaaacaacaaaatcaaacaattttgttcacaaaaacaaaaaagacaaTATTtgttcacaatttttttttcaatgcatGTGACTCTCTATGGCTGACGATCCTTTACTCCTTCACTTATTAATCTTGCATTCAGATTTAAGGTAGCACCATCTTCGGCAAGTTGCCTATATGTTGATTTGTCAATGTAGAAAACAACTCCATGTGATTCAACATAGCTCAAAACCTCATTAGCGAAGATAACAGGTGTTGGGTGCATTTGGGTGCATTCTGTAACGGCAAAGATGCTCACAACGATCTCCTGGTTGGATTTGTAGATCATACATTTCACCTCAGTAAAATCCTTTTTAACCTGCCCATTTCTTGCCAAACCATCTATATAGCATAATGTGATCTCAATCGATGGCTCAACAGCTAGAAACTTGAAGACTTTTACCAAGAAGATATTGAGCTATCTAGTTTCTCCAGCTTGAGAACAAGCGACCATTGCATTCCAATACATCGCATGAGTCTTCACCATCGTACTAGGCATATCCTCAAACACAGTTAAAGGTTTAGGTACATTCTCAAACATGGTGAGCTCTTGAGCGTGGGCTAAACTTATTATAAAGGCATTCCATACTCCCAAACCTGCCTTGTTGGAGTAATAGCACTCATTGAAGAATTTCACAGTTTCAGGTATTCATGAAACTATCCTAACCAAATTTGGATATATCCAAAACAGTTTGGTAATTATCCTAAACTCATAATAGAATCACAACGGAAATTgctcaaaacaaaacttaaaggTCCTTAACGAGAATAGCTGTGAACTCTGGAAACTTGTAAAACGTTTCCAATCAAAGCCATGAGTTGGAAAAGTCATACTTGTTTATAAATTCAATTCAAATAATCTTTCTAATTCAATCAAAGTAACACAATTCTGTCTTACCAATTAGAGTGTTGAGCTTTTGAAAGTTCTGAAGCTACTAAAATGTTTCTGATCAAAGCGCTGGGACAGAGGGGATACaattttatcatgaatcatgTTCTCAGATGATACATATGCATCCAAATCTACTTATCACCATTAGAGATCATCAGAATCACATACAATTATGTCTTACCGCTTAGAGGGTTGAGCTTTTGAAAGTTCTGAATATCCTGAAATGTTTCTGATTAAAGCGCTGAGACAAAGGAGAGATTATTTTATCATGAGTCATGTTTCTCAGATGATATATATGCACCCAAATATACTTATCACCATTAGAGATTCTCAGAA includes:
- the LOC106433644 gene encoding cationic amino acid transporter 6, chloroplastic-like — protein: MSKYFHSLSQTPHRLKSRMLATWTPDQEVNQVRLRSGADMKRKLRWFDLVSLGVGGMLGVGVFVTTGPVARDISGPAVFISYMIAGFSAVLSSLCYTEFSVNVPVAGGAFSYLRVTFGEFIGYFGGVNILLEYVLSNAAVARSFTEYMCTAIGVSDPNAWRVKVIGLAKGYNELDFPAVVLVLLLTLCLCHSTKESSMLNLVMTVFHVIFFGFVIIAGFCHGDGVKALVEPRGLTPYGARGVVNGAAVVYFSYIGYDTVSTLAEEIQNPSFSLPVGIIGSVSVVSVLYCLMSLVLCVMVPYNEISKSASYAVAFRRIGWGWAGNVVGAGASLGIVASLLVAMLGQARYLCVIGRARLVPSWLAKVHPSTGTPLNATLFLGICTATIALFTDLEIVMELISLGTLCVFYLVANALIYRKYTLTGQNAPFRTLSFLALLSFFSLAFSLWWKLNKPWWGLTLFIVITIAVTALFQYHTWSISSTTNKNLLTPSCPSKWSVPFMPWPAAASVFLNVFLTTTLKTLSFQRFAIWTCLVTMFYVLYGVHRTYEAEEMGRVDVVEIHVTSTRVQPDKLDNVQMAIP
- the LOC125590652 gene encoding pentatricopeptide repeat-containing protein At1g10270-like produces the protein MLGHRVHFLINEVSDLDSAANHARLAVRKRLNPEKALFTCNAMLLIKPDIAACNLIIKSHCEEGRLDNALRLYNHLLRHPPSPNHKTYDLLTKALVDAGMMDQALELLLRGRAELFNFQQPGMYMNLIGGFLQQGNLDMAYQLGDDFKTCSIRNKITVLNSVFVEYLFKQGNDEKAMELYRNSLNNDGFTANGHVGHPYLEVLLKYGKKTQAWALFEYMLDNYDECIGLGDETVNLMLNECIKEGKFSDAVNILAKSKAKLKYFPVGAYRNLITKLCHNARLSEAESVFDEWLKQEFTKPDDATYTSLIHAYIKAERVEDAIETVNQLMAAKLRRVTNMCL